From the genome of Lotus japonicus ecotype B-129 chromosome 6, LjGifu_v1.2, one region includes:
- the LOC130725697 gene encoding uncharacterized protein LOC130725697, producing MHHPLAKWILKVGDGTVDTIDEDETTIEIPWDLLIGQGPDPLLELVNFAYPDIVPNLETDSYFQEREILAPTLESVEHVNNYMLSKLPGVEREYLSYDTPCWSDEDSEVHAEWFTSEFLNDVQCSRIPNHILILKVGVLIMLLQKIDQAAGLCNGTWLRVTHLTQYIIVATVLSGIRLGKTEYIPRITLTPSDSSLPFKFSRRQFPVTLCFAVTINKSQGQSLSHVGLYLLRLVFTHGHLYVALSRVKSRKGLKVLIVDEQGVVSSSTRNVVYKEVF from the coding sequence ATGCATCATCCTCTTGCAAAATGGATTCTTAAGGTGGGCGATGGAACGGTTGACACCATCGACGAGGATGAGACCACAATTGAGATTCCGTGGGATTTGTTGATCGGACAGGGTCCTGATCCTCTTCTTGAGTTGGTCAATTTTGCTTATCCGGACATAGTGCCGAACTTGGAAACCGATTCGTACTTCCAGGAAAGGGAGATTCTTGCCCCTACACTCGAGAGCGTCGAGCATGTCAACAACTACATGCTGTCAAAGCTTCCCGGTGTCGAGCGCGAGTACTTGAGCTACGATACCCCGTGTTGGTCGGATGAGGATTCCGAGGTTCACGCGGAGTGGTTCACCTCTGAGTTTTTAAACGACGTTCAGTGCTCGAGAATTCCAAACCACATACTGATATTGAAAGTTGGGGTTCTGATCATGCTTCTACAAAAAATAGACCAAGCAGCCGGTCTGTGTAATGGGACCTGGTTGAGGGTCACTCATCTTACTCAGTATATAATTGTTGCGACTGTTTTATCAGGAATCAGGCTGGGTAAAACTGAGTACATTCCGAGGATAACCTTAACGCCTTCTGACTCTAGTCTTCCCTTCAAGTTCTCTCGAAGGCAGTTCCCGGTGACTTTATGCTTCGCGGTGACTATAAACAAGAGTCAGGGCCAGTCCCTTTCTCATGTCGGTTTGTACCTTCTGAGGCTTGTGTTTACTCATGGACATCTGTATGTCGCTCTCTCAAGAGTGAAGTCAAGAAAAGGCTTGAAGGTGCTCATTGTGGATGAGCAAGGGGTGGTTTCGAGCTCCACGCGCAATGTTGTCTACAAAGAAGTTTTTTAG
- the LOC130725854 gene encoding inositol transporter 4-like — protein MEEVVAADKAEFTECWRRTTESPYIMRLALSAGIGGLLFGYDTGVISGALLYIRDEFDQVDKRTWLQETIVSMAVAGAIIGAALGGWINDKLGRKKSILSADVVFILGALVMAIAPAPWVIIVGRVLVGLGVGAASMTAPLYISEASPAKIRGALVSINGLLITGGQFLSYLINLAFTKVPGTWRWMLGVAGIPALIQLILMLSLPESPRWLYRQNNVEEARRILSKIYRPDEVEEELKAMQESIELEKAEEGLTGHSLAQKLKGALSNKVVRRALYAGITVQVAQQIVGINTVMYYSPTIVQFAGIASNSTALALSLVTSGLNAVGTILSMVCIDRFGRRKLMLISMIGIIVCLVTLSVTFYQAAHHSPAISNKDSLSFGANSTCHDYTKAPDFSSWNCMHCLQVDCAFCARSESEFLPGACLAAEKGIRGACRAQNRVWFSKGCPSKIGVLAVVILGLYILAYAPGMGTVPWVLNSEIYPLRFRGLGGGIAAVFNWCANLLLSESFLSMVKALGTSGTFLVFAGFSLIGLVFIYALVPETKGLQFEEVEKLLQKGFKPFPFDRKKEEDNKAKKQDLA, from the exons ATGGAAGAAGTGGTAGCAGCAGACAAGGCCGAGTTCACAGAATGCTGGCGCAGAACAACTGAATCACCTTATATCATGCGCCTTGCTCTTTCTGCTGGCATTGGAGGTCTCCTCTTTGGTTATGACACAG GTGTGATTTCTGGAGCCTTGTTATACATTCGTGATGAATTTGACCAAGTTGACAAAAGAACATGGCTCCAA GAAACCATTGTTAGCATGGCTGTTGCTGGAGCTATAATTGGTGCTGCATTAGGAGGGTGGATAAATGACAAGCTAGGGAGAAAGAAATCTATTTTGTCTGCTGATGTTGTGTTCAttctaggtgcattagttatgGCTATTGCTCCTGCTCCATGGGTTATCATTGTTGGAAGGGTTTTGGTTGGTTTGGGAGTTGGTGCAGCTTCCATGACTGCGCCTCTATACATCTCTGAAGCTTCCCCTGCTAAGATCAGAGGAGCTTTAGTCAGTATAAATGGACTTCTTATCACCGGCGGTCAATTTCTGTCTTACCTCATCAATTTGGCATTTACCAAG GTGCCTGGAACCTGGCGTTGGATGCTTGGGGTGGCAGGAATTCCCGCCTTGATACAGTTAATATTGATGTTGTCCCTTCCTGAGTCACCTAGATGGCTCTACAGACAG AACAATGTCGAGGAGGCAAGGCGCATTCTGTCAAAAATCTACCGTCCTGATGAAGTTGAAGAGGAGCTGAAAGCCATGCAAGAATCCATTGAATTAGAGAAAGCAGAGGAAGGCTTAACCGGGCATAGTCTTGCACAGAAACTAAAGGGTGCCTTGTCTAACAAAGTAGTTCGAAGAGCGCTTTACGCAGGTATCACAGTCCAAGTTGCTCAGCAGATTGTTGGTATTAACACAGTCATGTATTACAGTCCAACAATCGTTCAGTTCGCCGGAATTGCCTCCAACTCCACAGCACTTGCACTTTCCCTGGTTACTTCTGGTCTGAATGCTGTTGGCACTATCTTGAGCATGGTTTGCATTGATAGATTTGGAAGGAGAAAGTTGATGCTCATCTCCATGATAGGCATCATTGTGTGCCTTGTGACTTTAAGTGTTACATTCTACCAAGCAGCTCACCATTCTCCTGCCATTAGTAACAAGGATAGCCTTAGCTTTGGGGCAAACTCTACATGCCATGATTACACAAAGGCCCCAGATTTCTCCTCATGGAACTGTATGCATTGTTTGCAAGTAGATTGTGCCTTTTGTGCCAGAAGCGAGAGTGAA TTTCTTCCAGGAGCATGCTTGGCAGCAGAAAAGGGTATCAGAGGCGCATGTCGAGCACAAAATCGTGTATGGTTTTCAAAGGGTTGTCCAAGCAAAATTGGGGTCCTTGCAGTTGTGATCCTTGGATTGTATATCCTAGCATATGCTCCTGGAATGGGAACAGTGCCTTGGGTTCTGAATTCTGAGATTTATCCATTGAGGTTCAGAGGTCTAGGTGGAGGTATAGCAGCAGTTTTCAATTGGTGTGCTAATCTACTTCTCAGTGAATCATTCTTGAGCATGGTAAAAGCTCTAGGCACTTCTGGCACATTCCTCGTCTTTGCCGGCTTCTCCTTGATTGGCCTTGTATTCATCTATGCATTGGTGCCTGAAACCAAAGGCCTTCAGTTTGAGGAGGTCGAGAAATTGCTTCAGAAAGGCTTCAAACCTTTCCCCTTTGACAGGAAAAAGGAGGAAGATAACAAAGCGAAAAAACAAGACTTGGCTTAA